A genomic window from Lycium barbarum isolate Lr01 chromosome 4, ASM1917538v2, whole genome shotgun sequence includes:
- the LOC132635037 gene encoding uncharacterized protein LOC132635037 encodes MTSTTPNTTATTTALAITVDPTTGGVDEHNAKAVQKRYEGLVMVRTKAVKGKGAWYWAHLEPILVHNSDSGLPKAVKLRCSLCDAVFSASNPSRTASEHLKRGTCPNFSSNSVAKPISSVPPTTSVGLTPSPTPLSQQNQRKRISSGGLPRGGGSSNSVTTSYKVPPLAIVDPSRFAVELAYSPVVSMATTVVTSGGSGGTPGGGGAVYATQQHLMLSGGKEDLGALAMLEDSVKKLKSPKASPGPTLSKSQIDNALDYLADWVYECCGSVSFSSLEHPKFKSFLNQVGLPPLSRRDFVGSRLDCKYEEAKVESEARIRDAMFFQIASDGWKSKNYGHVGEENLVNLSVNLPNGTCVFRRAVFTSGYVQSKYAEEIFMETISEICGNSLHQCVGIVADKFKAKALRNLENQHHWMVNVSCQYQAFNSLVKDFGKELPLFKNVTENCLNLANFVNNKSQVRNSFHKYQLQEYGHAGLLRVPLRGYERSDFGPVYTLVEDILSSARALQLVLLDESYKILSMEEQIARDLEEMMRSPHFWNELEAVHSLVKLIKSMAQDIQTEKPRVGQCLPLWEELRVKVKDWCSKFHITEPPVEKVIERRFNKNYHPAWAAAFILDPLYLIRDASGKYLPPFKCLTPEQEKDVDKLITRLVSREEAHIALMELMKWRTEGLDPVYAQAVQLKQRDPNTGKMKIANPQSSRLVWETHLTEFKSLGKVAVRLIFLRASSCGFKCNWSVLRWVNAHSHSRVGMDKAQKLIFIAAHSKLQRRNCSSDEDKDAELFSLANSEDDVLNEVFVDTSSV; translated from the coding sequence ATGACGTCTACTACACCAAATACAACAGCAACAACGACTGCTTTAGCCATCACTGTTGACCCCACTACTGGTGGCGTTGACGAACATAACGCTAAGGCAGTACAAAAAAGATATGAAGGGTTAGTAATGGTACGGACAAAAGCTGTTAAAGGTAAAGGGGCTTGGTATTGGGCACATCTTGAACCTATTTTAGTTCATAATTCTGATAGCGGACTACCTAAAGCTGTTAAACTACGTTGCTCTTTGTGTGATGCTGTTTTTTCTGCTTCAAACCCTTCAAGAACTGCTTCTGAACATCTTAAACGAGGTACTTGTCCTAATTTTAGCAGTAACTCCGTTGCTAAACCTATTTCTTCAGTTCCACCAACAACTAGTGTTGGCTTAACGCCGTCACCAACTCCGTTAAGTCAGCAAAATCAACGTAAACGGATTTCTTCTGGTGGTTTGCCACGTGGGGGTGGTAGTTCAAATAGTGTAACAACATCGTATAAAGTTCCACCTTTAGCTATTGTTGATCCATCAAGATTTGCTGTTGAGTTAGCTTATTCACCTGTTGTTTCAATGGCAACTACAGTTGTCACCAGTGGCGGTAGTGGTGGTACGCCAGGTGGAGGTGGTGCTGTGTATGCTACACAGCAGCATTTGATGTTGTCAGGTGGTAAAGAGGATTTAGGTGCTTTAGCTATGTTGGAAGATAGTGTGAAAAAGCTAAAAAGTCCTAAAGCATCACCTGGTCCAACATTAAGTAAATCACAAATTGATAATGCACTTGATTATCTTGCTGATTGGGTGTATGAATGTTGTGGGTCGGTTTCGTTTTCGAGTCTTGAACATCCAAAGTTTAAGTCTTTTTTGAATCAAGTTGGTTTGCCTCCACTGTCAAGGAGGGATTTTGTTGGTTCAAGATTGGATTGTAAGTATGAGGAAGCGAAGGTTGAATCCGAGGCGAGAATTCGTGATGCTATGTTCTTTCAGATTGCATCTGATGGTTGGAAGTCGAAGAATTACGGGCATGTTGGTGAAGAAAATTTGGTTAATTTGTCTGTGAATCTTCCTAATGGGACCTGTGTGTTTAGAAGGGCAGTTTTTACTAGTGGATACGTGCAGTCGAAGTACGCAGAGGAGATTTTTATGGAGACAATTTCTGAAATTTGTGGGAACAGTTTGCACCAATGTGTAGGTATAGTTGCAGACAAGTTTAAGGCTAAAGCTTTGAGGAACTTAGAGAATCAGCATCATTGGATGGTTAATGTTTCTTGTCAGTATCAAGCGTTTAATAGTTTGGTTAAGGATTTTGGTAAGGAGCTTCCTTTGTTCAAGAATGTAACTGAGAATTGTTTAAACCTCGCGAATTTCGTTAATAATAAGTCTCAAGTTCGAAATAGTTTTCACAAGTATCAGTTGCAGGAGTATGGGCATGCTGGTTTACTGAGAGTACCTTTGCGTGGTTATGAAAGATCAGATTTTGGACCTGTGTACACGTTAGTGGAGGATATTCTTAGCTCAGCACGGGCACTTCAATTAGTACTGTTGGACGAATCTTATAAGATTTTGTCTATGGAGGAGCAAATTGCTAGAGATCTCGAAGAGATGATGAGGAGCCCGCATTTTTGGAATGAACTGGAAGCAGTGCATTCACTGGTAAAACTAATTAAGTCAATGGCACAGGATATTCAGACAGAGAAGCCACGTGTAGGGCAATGCCTTCCTCTTTGGGAGGAGCTAAGGGTTAAAGTGAAGGATTGGTGTTCGAAGTTTCACATCACCGAGCCACCTGTAGAGAAAGTAATTGAAAGGAGATTCAACAAGAATTATCATCCTGCTTGGGCTGCTGCATTTATACTTGACCCCCTTTATCTGATTAGGGATGCTAGTGGCAAGTACTTACCTCCGTTTAAATGCCTAACACCGGAGCAAGAGAAAGACGTGGACAAGCTCATTACACGGCTTGTGTCTAGGGAAGAGGCTCACATTGCCTTAATGGAGCTTATGAAATGGAGAACTGAAGGACTTGATCCTGTTTACGCTCAAGCCGTACAATTGAAGCAAAGGGATCCCAACACTGGAAAGATGAAGATTGCAAATCCACAAAGTAGCCGACTTGTGTGGGAAACTCATCTCACTGAATTTAAGTCACTTGGGAAAGTGGCGGTTAGGCTAATCTTCCTTCGTGCAAGTTCATGCGGTTTTAAATGCAACTGGTCTGTTTTGAGATGGGTGAATGCGCATTCCCATTCAAGAGTGGGAATGGACAAGGCGCAGAAGTTGATTTTTATTGCTGCTCATTCGAAGCTTCAGAGGAGGAATTGTTCTAGTGATGAAGACAAAGATGCGGAGCTCTTTTCCTTGGCAAACAGTGAGGATGATGTGCTAAATGAGGTTTTTGTTGATACATCCTCTGTGTAG